In Bacteroides sp., the sequence TCAATGATTTCATCCAGGCGCTGGATGGGGAAATAGCCAAAACGCCAAGGCCTGAATTGTATTTAAACCGGGCGAGAATATACCTGGCCACGGGGATGACCCAACAGGCAAAAGCGGATCTTGACACCTATCTATTGACCGACACCCTGGACGCAAGGGTTTATGTAAACAGGGCCGGGACCAGGTTTCCCAGCGACCTGGAAGGGGTGGTATTTGACTGCAATAAAGCCCTGACCCTCGACCCCGCCAATAAAAATGCCTACTTCCTTCGCGGACTGGCAAGATACGAACTGGGCGAACACGAGCAGGGATGTGAAGACTTCAGCAAAGCCATTGAACTGGGTTTCTCCGTTTTAAGAATCGCAGAACAGGAAAGGTGCAAGGAATTCTGGGATTAAAAACAACCAGCCCTGAATCCGGCTTTGACAAGGGGTTTTAAAACTGCAGGGATTTAACGGATTAGGAAACCCTACTTCTTTTTCGTAGATTCGCATCGAGGGATAAGGAATCGTTTCGAGCGCCTGCACTTAAAAGGCCCCAGCCGTTATGTAGTTTTAAGCGTAACGGCTCAATGACTTATCCCCCATTAACCAAAGCCTTTGATTATGAAAAATGGCAAACCAGTAATTATTTTAGCTGTCGTCATCTTATTGAGCCTGATTTCGCCTTCCGTTTATCCCTGCACAACCTTTGTCCTTCATCAAGGCAACAAGATCGTTTTGGGACGTAATCTCGACTGGATTACTGGTTCAGGATTAATGATGACCAATCCAAGAGATCTAAAAAAAACTGCTCTTGTTGACCCCCAGGAGAAGGCCATTGAATGGGTAGCCAAATATGGTAGTATAACCTTTAACCAGATTGGAAGAGATTTACCTTATGGCGGAATCAATGAAACTGGACTGGTAGTTGAACATATGACCCTGGAGCAGACTCAGTATCCAACCAAGGATGACCGCTATGCTATTAGTGCAAACCAATGGATTCAATTTCAGTTAGATAATTGTTCGACCATTGAAGAAGTTATTCATAGTGATACATTGTTGAGAATTGTTGATGCAACTTCAAAATATCATTTTCTCATTAGTGATAAATTCGGAAATGCAGCAACCATAGAATTCCTGGATGGAAAAATGGTAAGCCATTTTCAACATTCTCTTCCCATCCCAGCGCTGGCAAACAGCACTTATGAAAGTTCTTTAGAATGTTACGAAACCAAGGGGGACACTGATTCCAACCGGTCCCTTTATAACTTTTGTACAGTCGCTCAAAAGATTGATAAAAAACAGCATTTATCAAGTGACTCAATAGTGAACGATGCATTTGAATTTTTAAATTCAGTAAATCAAGGACTTGGAACAAAATGGAGTATTGTTTACGATATCACTAATATGAGAATCTATTTCAAGATTTTTGAAACACCCATCATTGCCGGAGCACAAAAAATATTTTTGAAACAAGCGGGACAAGCAGAAATGAAATTTGTTGATTTCAGAAATTTCGATTTTAATTGTTCGGAAAATGTTAAAGTTTTCAATCTTAATGAAAATTTTTCTGGGGCAGTTGATAATCAGTTCGTAAATTACTCAACCGAAATAAATAAAGCATTCATTACAGAAGCATTTACATTTTTCAAGGATTGGGGATTTGACCTGAATATGAGTTCAGAGCAAATTGATTACCTGGCCAAATATCCAGAGACATTTGTTTGTAAGGATGAGAAAAATGAATGAAAATATTATCCCGAAAAATAATCCGAGAACGGAATTCCAGTTTTTTGATGAGGGATTTAAAATAATTGAGGACAAGCGGAAGGAAACCCCGACTTTTATGCTTATTCTGATATACAGTCCATTGAATTGAATAAGCTTTGATACCCCAGGCTGGTTAAATGGTTAAGGAATTTTACTTGGGTGGTCAACGGGGCTCCCCTGGTGGGAGAGATTTCGAAGAAAGCCAATCTCGTCCTTCAAATCAGAGGTACAAAGCTTACCATATGGCTTACCGATCCTGCTATGGTTAATAAAGCAAAAAGGCTGGTGGAGTTGTTAAAGGGTAAAACTGAAATCAATATGCGTTTCTAACAAAACTGG encodes:
- a CDS encoding linear amide C-N hydrolase, giving the protein MKNGKPVIILAVVILLSLISPSVYPCTTFVLHQGNKIVLGRNLDWITGSGLMMTNPRDLKKTALVDPQEKAIEWVAKYGSITFNQIGRDLPYGGINETGLVVEHMTLEQTQYPTKDDRYAISANQWIQFQLDNCSTIEEVIHSDTLLRIVDATSKYHFLISDKFGNAATIEFLDGKMVSHFQHSLPIPALANSTYESSLECYETKGDTDSNRSLYNFCTVAQKIDKKQHLSSDSIVNDAFEFLNSVNQGLGTKWSIVYDITNMRIYFKIFETPIIAGAQKIFLKQAGQAEMKFVDFRNFDFNCSENVKVFNLNENFSGAVDNQFVNYSTEINKAFITEAFTFFKDWGFDLNMSSEQIDYLAKYPETFVCKDEKNE
- a CDS encoding tetratricopeptide repeat protein — encoded protein: MKNKPVYLILLLIFLCACQSAKQHDDQATTPPDQTLTGKWVRMSQSGPISFDFKEDGLVEGDFGNDQTIDVVAKYKLSGDTIKFIDEEGQMCEGYGLYKVYQTDYYVSFDLIDDDCSGRIKTTMGFWTRPEFNDFIQALDGEIAKTPRPELYLNRARIYLATGMTQQAKADLDTYLLTDTLDARVYVNRAGTRFPSDLEGVVFDCNKALTLDPANKNAYFLRGLARYELGEHEQGCEDFSKAIELGFSVLRIAEQERCKEFWD